One stretch of Ptiloglossa arizonensis isolate GNS036 chromosome 7, iyPtiAriz1_principal, whole genome shotgun sequence DNA includes these proteins:
- the LOC143149673 gene encoding uncharacterized protein LOC143149673, producing MSVRFNDTIRESSQYTILQKISFNYEQFGRLESELFLYRLLTFNLALILGPVGSRTPNSELAEILHRPIRALTFPEESALGLFLALAVPLEDPYKSVSIANFFEASYTLPTNTSTENFVLETGQTRRRRSLDRATVYQALENKFDNYGYQGHECLLRAICETSEHSLRHNGLIGDILHVIFTPTSSRHEELPQDILQAEAVGRNGGCSKYQPQCPVGLFDLIGVLA from the exons ATGTCAGTTCGTTTCAATGATACGATTCGCGAGAGTAGTCAGTACACGATTCTACAGAAAATTAGTTTCAATTACGAACAATTCGGTAGACTC GAAAGTGAACTCTTTCTTTATAGGCTTTTGACGTTCAATCTGGCGCTGATACTCGGCCCAGTCGGTTCGAGAACCCCGAATTCGGAGCTGGCTGAGATTCTTCATCGACCAATCAGAGCCCTCACGTTCCCCGAGGAGAGCGCCCTGGGT TTGTTCCTCGCGCTGGCTGTACCCCTGGAAGACCCCTACAAATCGGTATCCATAGCGAATTTTTTCGAGGCCTCGTACACTCTACCGACCAACACATCCACGGAGAATTTCGTGCTGGAAACTGGGCAaacaagaaggaggagaagcttGGACAGAGCAACGGTTTATCAGGCGTTGGAGAACAAGTTCGACAA CTACGGATATCAGGGTCACGAGTGTCTGCTGAGGGCAATTTGCGAAACTTCGGAGCATTCCTTGAGACATAACGGGCTCATCGGTGACATTCTGCACGTGATCTTCAC ACCGACGAGCTCGCGACACGAAGAACTGCCGCAGGACATTCTTCAAGCTGAAGCGGTCGGACGTAATGGAGGCTGCTCGAAGTACCAACCGCAATGCCCCGTGGGACTCTTCGACTTGATTGGAGTCCTCGCTTGA